CTTGAGTGGAAGTTCCTGTCCCGGTTCCACCAGCACCACAACGTTCTCGTTCTTCGGGAGGAACACGGCGGCGTAGAGCGGCTCTCTCAGCTCAGTCTCGTAGCGATGCAGCAGCTTCATCTCTCCTTCTACTtctccacccacactgtaaaacaCCACCGAGCCACGCCCAAAATCCACGTACACGCCCACCCTCGTGGCCTTGGGGCTGTTCAGGGGGGTTTCCACACCATTGTGCCAAGCTGAGAAGCCACGCCCAGTCCGCTGTACACACCAGGAGATGCTGCTGTCTGTGATGCACGCGTTGTTTTGGTCGCTCCGGCGTGGGATCCCTACATACGTCACGCCAACGTGGACCCCCGTGCCGTTCAGGTCCGTCTCAAAGTAATGGCGCCCTGAGGAGAAGCTCTGAGCCACCAGCGCCTGCTTCCAGTGCTCGAAGCGCTCCGGATGCTCAGGGTAACCGTGCTGCCAGGGCGTGGTGTTGGTTAACTTCCTGCCGTTTTCCGTCACACGCAGGAAATGGTGCACCGTGTCACCATCAAACGTTAACGGAGACGCATCTGAGAAGGAAAGAAAGTCACGGTTTACAGTCTGAACATTCAGTCATCAGGTTAATAACATCTACATCAGAGGCCACCAACCCGTCGATTGTGATCGACTGGTCGATCTCGGAGGCTTTCCCAGTCGATCTTgggggatgaggaaagaaattggaagattatacagaaatacactgcagtatatctgattggcgttcatattacatgtcttccgataggcccactacagctttccccctctgtgtcgcagggttcttttttttaactcctgctgcttaCATCTTGCGTCTCTGAGCGTCGTCACCATGGTGATAGCCTCGCAATacagttcagggttctccacgaggggttttagaggtgcgggccgcccccctttctgtgattcccgcccccgtttaatttctgccacccctttacaaaaggaagcgtgatattgcctataaaaccgtgaggatataacctggctgtcagtgttactgtagctcttgaagtgtttccgtggagtggtggatcggactcgagcctggcatgaaccgctccgatgcgctataatgacaccaatctatcaccagccaatcaggagacttaatcaaacgcatcccccgcccaccaatctatcaccagccaatcaggagacttaatcaaacgcatcccccgcccactcgtgtccacgtctgagacgttgaattttcacagaagggaagaagttgactgaggtaagactgtgtgataaattaacaaacGAATAAGAGAGGAGTTTCAGCATATAAGGCTCAAGTTTGTtagcgttaaataagcattgcttgtacagtaacgttatgtcgttacaacgttgacccacttttaacgtgccgagtaccgactgtagccgctaacatgctaattagcttgctgtcaagtttttcctttgtcgagctttaagcgtaaggtcatgaatgttactactgcttgttcctgccgtaatatgatacgtgatatgaacctaactataaggcactcactgaccgtgttcagtcacagccatcacattgacttgagctgcgtgatgaactgtaacctctgtagcatgacagcagtcattggtagtagcatcactgcaagttcatatttgtctttatAGTGTTtgtatggttaaagaaaatcagttcatgttgaattgaagttgtcattttgtcacttaagttacaatttgtgatatatcatcactgttttgtaatttcagttgacaatttccattttatgttgctgtgaaattaattaatttagtgttacaatcagggctttgaaccggttcaaggaacgaaaacgaaaaccgggaactttttctatttcacatggaacagaaacgaaaccagaaactttattattttttatgttccggaacagaaacgcttattaaaaataatggtaaccggttaataccggtttttatttcgttcctcaaagtttccgtagcctacaaataaaaaagtcattcttctcctgcgcaagtttctatgacctgctggggttcacttcctttgtgacgttcgctgactgaatggagagagcgggaaggtggactactatcacgtctccacgtgataataagtgcattactgagtgtctgagcaaagaagagcctgaatgttgcagcctccctattggctgtttgtaaaaatgtatcaattgttgcccttcccacgggaatcatcgcgggctcgagagacgagacctgacgagttagttcgttggtagcagaacaaaatgtctggacacaaatcgggttttcagaaaaggaaagaaaataaacggagggtcgaaaatacaaaaaaggaggcagaaaatgcaaaacgagttttaaggtaggacaaatggttacttttctgaggcagcccgccgtggctgcctgcaggcgtattgattatagcccatttagttaaaatagttgatataaaatgtttatagttatgtgatggttgtcctgatttagactggtgtttttttttttgggggggggggttgcgcgatgttgcacccgggtccagattagggcagaaccggccctggctacatttcaggtgtagtttgttttatgtatgtatgtacttgcatagatgtgtacttggtcttccaatatggcgcctaacaaaatctcgcggcgcggtgacgtcatgcggtagccctctatagggcctgactagcctttggtaacacactaaacgaattatctttcatttttggcactttttctgtttgtgtagatgggaagacatactgagaatccaaatcgccaacatttgaaataattgttttgaattatttcttgtcttatttaatgaaggttgtaatagaattagcctacatttggcttaagctggatgagacagagacatgattttatagccatttgttaaacagctgacagaaaacgtaattaaccgttctgggaatgaattttttttttgttctaaccggttcgggaacgtctatttaatggtggaacccaaaaccggaaacgttaaaattccgtttctgttcggaacgaaccaatcggaaaaaaattctggttcaaagccctggttacaatacaaacaagacagtgcaactgatgttaacagttcagctttctcattacaatattattagttgatattaataacaatctgagtcattggtggttcattcattctgctcactacagatatCGGCCTATAAattttttgtgtatagttaatttccattgtatgttgtactgaaattaagtcatttcgtcagctctcacaagaaattaaaaagttggaccagggtcttaaatcttattcagttaaaattaggctaaataaaaagcctcaacttgaaacagtctagtctggatttctttttctgtcaacgcttcaaggggtagatcttgcttgccatctaggcagaggtcagggatctcgggcataaaaaggttggtgaccactgATCTACATGAATGCAATGGAAAAGTGGGCGTGGCTAGCAGTGGTGAAAAATGTACACAAGCTCCACCCAAACTCCGTCCCTCCCACACACCTTTCCTCAAGTCTATGGGTGTTTGTTTGATATGCTATACCATCATTTATCCATAACTCaagaacacaagcagtgagaacaGTTACAGAACCCGGATGTGTTCTTGCTCCGCCCTACAAAAACGACGAGGCACTGGCTGGTGACTTGCCAACAAGAACGAACTGAAAATCCCATGATTCATTGCAACATCACTATGATAGAAGCAGACTTGGCTCAGATCCATAATAAACATTAAGTTTCTTTTACTTTTCAGtgcaaaaaaaatcatattttaacATTAAAGGAGACGTGAAATCATGAATATAGTCATCAGGTTTTTTCTCATTTACTACAAACAAGGCGACGTTTCGTAAAGAGGAGGCTAGCAGGCATCAAGTTAGCATTCGCTGTCAACAGATCATTTTTATGATTTATGAATGCCACGAGGTTTAAAGTGAATTTCACTTGGAATGGTCTTTATATAAACGTTGTCCAGGCAATCCAAAACGATTTTGTTGTTGCTACTGAGAAACACCGCACGTCTTCCTGTTCAACCTAACTTAGCGTGTGGAAGCTAACCTAGCGAGTATAGCTATCGAGAAATGCGATAAGAGGGTTTTTGCTGCATGGATCCGAATTTAATTGCTTGAACAGTGCTGCAGGTGGAGTCTGTCAATCAAGCATGCTCATTAGAATATTAGGACACGCCCATTAGGACAGTCTCAGAGCAGCATGTTAAGCTGCTGTTTGAGTGATTTATCACATCTAGGGTTTTAAATTAAACTGTGTTGGATGTTTAACAGAGGAGTCAAGTTTGATAATGGACAGTATTTTAAAATTAATTATACATTTAtatttttagggcggcacggtggtgtagtggttagcgctgtcgcctcacagcaagaaggtccgggttcgagccccgtggccggcgagggcctttctgtgcggagtttgcatgttctccccgtgtccgcgtgggtttgctccgggtgctccggtttcccccacagtccaaagacatgcaggttaggttaactggtgactctaaattgagcgtaggtgtgaatgtgagtgtgaatggttgtctgtgtctatgtgtcagccctgtgatgacctggcgacttgtccagggtgaaccccgcctttcgcccgtagtcagctgggataggctccagcttgcctgcgaccctgtagaacaggataaagcggctagagataatgagatgagatcctgaaCATTTGATTATTGAGCAGTGAGGAAACTGAGGAAAGTGTTAATAGTGCACTTACTGTATGCTacatgtgcgcgcgcacacacacacacacacacacacacacacaggtttcctTACATTTGAGGAAGTCGTCTCTGCTCTGTGGCTCAGGCAGCGAGCTGTTCAGCTGTACAGGACTCTGGGGATGAACTTTGCGCTGATTGACATCATCACCTGCAGGAACACAACACTGTCAGCATCATtcacttcagtgtgtgtgtgtgtgtgtgtgtgtgtgtgtgtgtgtgttctaaccgGTTATGCAGAACTCTTTGAGTGAGTTGCGGTATGTTGTGAGCAGTGTGTCACACAGCTCCTGTGTGGTTTGTGTGATGATGCGGCTGAAAGACTGAAGACGAATTGTCTGAGTGACACAAACATCAGGGAGAGACACATCCAAGCTCGTCTTCCTCCATTCGGAATattcctgtacacacacacacacacacacacacacacacacacacacacacacacacacacggtcctcATAAAGTTCTGCATGAAActataagaaacacacacaaaatggtCCTCAAAGTTCTACATGAAActgtgtgaacacacacacagtccacatAAAGCTCTGCATGGAAAACACACGGTCCTCATAAAGTTCTGCATGAAAatataagaaacacacacaaaaaatggtCCTCAAAGTTCTACATGAAACtgtgtgaaaacacacacacagtccacatAAAGCTCTGCATGAAActataagaaacacacacacacacacacaaaatggtccTCAAAGTTCTACATGAAAttgtgtgaacacacacacacacacacacacacacacacacacacaatcatcctCGTAAATTTCTGCATGAAActataagaaacacacacacacacacacaaaatagtcCTCAAAGTTCTACATGAAActgtgtgaacacacacacacagtccacatAAAGCTCTgcatggaaaacacacacacacacggtcctcATAAAGTTCTGCAtaaaactaacacacacacacacacacacacacacacacacacacacacacacacacacacacacaaaatggtccTCAAAGTTCTACATGAAACtgtgtgaaaacacacacagtgctcaTAAAGTTCTGCATGAAActataagaaacacacacacacacacacacacacacacacacacacacacacacacacacacacacaggtcctcaAAGTTCTACATGAAACtgtgtgaaaacacacacacaaaaaaaatcatcCTCGTAAATTTCTGCATGAAActataagaaacacacacacaatggtcCTCATAAGGTTCTGCATGAAACTATAAGAAACACACAAAATGGTCCTCAGAAAGTTCTGCATGAAACTGTGTGGAAACACACCCACAGCAGCGTACCTGCAGGAAGTCGATGCTGTTCTTGTTCTTGCTGAGTTTGTCCAGctgtgtgtgtttcctcttcAGTTCAGCACAGTGCTGCTCCACACACAGCTGAGCTCCGCCCACCTGTCCCAGTGTGCGTTTCTGCTCCACCTCCAGCACCTTGGTGAGCTCCGCCCTCACCTGCTCCACCCCCGCCTGCAGAGAGCTTACCTGCTGCTGGAGCACAGCCCgcacctcacacacacatgcctacacacacacacacacacacacacacacacacctcagctgTGACCAATTCCGTTATTTAGTGAATCAACAGAATGAACTTCACTGTGTCTTTCTGTAGAAACATTATGTGAGTAATGATTAGTTTCCTGTAATGGCATGCCCCCAAATGATTTATGGGACAATTTGATGGACGTACTGTGACATGACTGAATTCGCATCACATCATACAGTGTAAGAGGGGTGTGGCCTACATCTACTGTAACAGGAAGATCATGATGGAGGTCAAATGACACATGCCATGTGCAATGCAAATATACAGTAGACGTGCTACTGTAAACAAATAATCACAAAGCGAGTTCAAATCATGtacagctttttaaaaaaaatcttattcGAGACGTCCCAAAACTGTGTACAGAACAATGTGACGAGTGTGCCGAGTTTTACTGGGTGTAGTGTGTTTATAGCATTTTTACtggttgatttatttatttttgaaaataATGTGTTCCTCTGCTACTGCAAGAAATAAAGTATAAAACATGAccaatacactctctctctctctctctcctgtcagtcAGAGAGACACGAGCCAATCACAGGCAGctctgagctcatgtatgtggaagagggcagatagcgctttcctcagtGTTACGTTGCTCTGTgatgcagcagtttgaaaagatccaGCTGGCTTCACATATCGCAGAGGAATCACATGTTAACGCCAATCTACACTCcctagccactttaataggaacgtgttcttggttctaagatcgctgttcttggctgcaggagtggaacccagtgtgttcttctgttctgctgttgcatgctgagatgcttttctgctcatcacggttgtaaagagtgattatatgagttactatatccttcctggaaaaaaaaaaaaaaaaatctcaaaccagtctgtccatttccctctgaccctctctcatcaacaaggcgtttgtttccgcccacagaactgtcgctcactcactcagtgttttttgttttctgcaccattctgtgtaaactctagagactgctgtgtgtgaaaaccccaggagatcagcagcttctgaaatactcaaacctcacactcatctggctcaaaccaacacccataccagagagagagagagagagagagagagagagagagagagagagagagaaagaaagaaagaaagaaagtcacacttcactgtgagatcacaatttttcccattcggatgtttgaccattgtgaacattaactgaagctcctgatttgtatctgcgggatttgatgcatccatcgagcgatcggctgattacagaactgcattaAACAGCTGCAGGTggctgtaggggtgttcctaataaagtggccagtgagtatattTCTGTGTCGAATCATGGTGTTCGTATAATATGAGAAGATATTGATGCTGGTCAGCGTTGTGCAAGTTCTTCACAAGAGTGAGCTCAAAGATCAGTTCACAGATTAAAACAAACTAGTTCACGTTCATGTCTTCTGAATTTTTAATGAGCTGCTCTGAATCCAAAGTGAAATTCACCCACCATGAGAAAGCTCTTGGAGTTTACTTTATTGATATAAGCAAAATCACTTGTGTCACAACCGGCGCCATAAAACAACACGGGTCGAGACAAGGaacgcatgaaaaaaaaaatcaaaatggtCATGTAATAATTTTCCAAGGTGCGATCCTGAGACATCATAATACATCGTATTTCACATCACAATATGAACATCAAGAACGTCATTCACTCTCATCAgagtatatatatgttatttaccagctgggaggtccgtatcatgaaataccatgactgaggtcttgaaagtactgagtgaggccctctgggccgaggtcacggtatttcaccatacagaccaaccttaagctggtaaataatatatttatttttttttttaccaaattctaacagaaaatgagagcgcccaaaagggaaaaccgagccgagccgccattttgaatcctcattcacagctgtaacgcAAACGGATtcatcctcggtatacaagtgcacttccatggcaggaataaactacattttgccgccaaaagcctcggtcacaaccagccgtacatgctcctacggctggtctacgtgcaaaaaacgcaagaaacgcatggagggcgcgcgagaaacgcacggagggtgcgcgtgtgacatgctgatttttaagctgtagactggccgcagaggttctttgtcatgtcaaacaaactctacgggcacttacgtttttttcaggttgcaagacaaacttacggccaacgtgcgtctttctccacgaacaacaaaaaaaacgcatcgatttgggaaacgccaaaaattgcacggccaaaaaaaatcgcacgtccggttgtgacctaggcttatgtcgtcccctatttatacaaataggagtcattcaggattcagccatgtttttgctcggcgttagcaagttacaggtttttagctttctcctgaaatgttttcttttatttcttcttcctcaggggagtaaaactcattTTCGCTGTGAAcattgtcgttatcgctatccatgctgtaaaattaatgctgttctcctgagaaatgctggcaaacatttataagatttttgataatcttataaataaatcttataaaaaaaaaaaaagataaatgttgacaaaaaaatgctactatgttgttgttgtgaacgagcgagtcgccagaggtccgtaaccagggtccgtaactggggtccgtatcgtaggatacggacccgctcgccaaccaatcagagtgcaggatttgatggaaaccacaccgcgaaaaaaaaaaaatttaggcactgcctaaaagtggatctCCCAATGAGCGTAAAATATCTTAATAAATAATCCTACATCATTttataaaaagcaaattaaacatAAGCCCTGGATAAaaatttcgttgtccggtggtcaagtgtttatgagatacattgccttgcacttatgattgggtTCCAGATGGTCACAAAAGCCGTTAAAATCAGGTTGATTCTTTACCATGTTCTCTTAATATGGAGCTTCACTCCGCTACGATACTCACATTCATATTTATTCACGACAAACTGATTCACTCTGTTCACCAAAAATGAGGATGTTCAATAAACGGCACTCATTTATCACGCATGCCTGTCTGTGGCAGAGACGGCTGCAGTCGCAGGAGGTTCTTTATTTTAAAACGGCAGGCAAACAAATCAATTATGTGCAATATTTGTTGTATATCTTTTGTAAATAGTGTGGATAATGCGCTTGTGCTTTCTCATTTCTATTACACACTCTCGTACTCTTGTTTTCTACTTTGGAGCTGCTGCAACATGAATTTCCCCTAcgggggatcaataaagtttcttATCTGATGGTCATGTGATCAACTAACAGGATCAGCAGAATATTGTGCACGAGATAAACAAGGCTGAGTACATCAGGTGAACGGATCAGCGCTGAGCGATGCGTCACAGCCGGTGTGTGTTTTGTGAGTGCTGTGAGTATACTGCGAGGAATTAAAGCTGGAGAGCTTGAATGTGACACAGTGAGCGTGTGAGTTGGGAAATGGAGTCCtcggtggccatgtttgaaggctgtggTGCGCCATGGGAAATGGAGTCCAACTCTGATTCTGATGCCGACTTGACAATGTGCCAAATTAAAGCTGTAttgccttttagatttttcaagtgtaggtcataaatgaATTTtatcgacacccaattatttttgtttagtgaccaaaagctactgaattcaaatcagacttccaattttatttttttaaaatagaacaattaatgaatttatctccacatggctctaaattctctgctattttttcctgcttcaccatgacccaataccagatactacgtcatgcatcacatcacgtggtgatctttccccgttcacgcaaggcattgtgggatacaaatttgaaacaggagataaaaatggaggacgtgagtgtgcgaatgaaacgtgaaagaccgactacagtgatggaaagaaagcgagaagaaaagacgttatgttctatacgaaggaaaggaaacgcaggaccaaactaataaatatgggtgctcagcgagcacctcggtgtgatcagctgttcgtttagcgacagaatgatggaactgtcagtgcacgctcaaagggaaacctgtagatggcagtaatgcaacacggtggatgccagctgccgtaaaacccaaaagaagaaggtaaacctgcgcatgcgcacacggacttcctctgtctgctcgact
Above is a genomic segment from Neoarius graeffei isolate fNeoGra1 chromosome 14, fNeoGra1.pri, whole genome shotgun sequence containing:
- the LOC132897894 gene encoding tripartite motif-containing protein 16-like isoform X2 — its product is MEAVENSTEFSSSLDQKECQNDTTGNTPSSDVKEKEEKLQKSAQEEPEEKSCPREDGSPCEDDVLCDACIESPCKAKKSCLTCLVSYCEDHLRPHLEKERFQSHRLVEPLKDVEIRQCEIHHLPLELYCCVESCCVCQKCMSEQHHGHETLSITEAHQTVEKELQDKQAELAKTLTAAENSINKLQSCVLSVEACVCEVRAVLQQQVSSLQAGVEQVRAELTKVLEVEQKRTLGQVGGAQLCVEQHCAELKRKHTQLDKLSKNKNSIDFLQEYSEWRKTSLDVSLPDVCVTQTIRLQSFSRIITQTTQELCDTLLTTYRNSLKEFCITGDDVNQRKVHPQSPVQLNSSLPEPQSRDDFLKYASPLTFDGDTVHHFLRVTENGRKLTNTTPWQHGYPEHPERFEHWKQALVAQSFSSGRHYFETDLNGTGVHVGVTYVGIPRRSDQNNACITDSSISWCVQRTGRGFSAWHNGVETPLNSPKATRVGVYVDFGRGSVVFYSVGGEVEGEMKLLHRYETELREPLYAAVFLPKNENVVVLVEPGQELPLKSPSPPCSPP
- the LOC132897894 gene encoding tripartite motif-containing protein 16-like isoform X1 gives rise to the protein MVTHGQFKWRHASDCRRVRGRMEAVENSTEFSSSLDQKECQNDTTGNTPSSDVKEKEEKLQKSAQEEPEEKSCPREDGSPCEDDVLCDACIESPCKAKKSCLTCLVSYCEDHLRPHLEKERFQSHRLVEPLKDVEIRQCEIHHLPLELYCCVESCCVCQKCMSEQHHGHETLSITEAHQTVEKELQDKQAELAKTLTAAENSINKLQSCVLSVEACVCEVRAVLQQQVSSLQAGVEQVRAELTKVLEVEQKRTLGQVGGAQLCVEQHCAELKRKHTQLDKLSKNKNSIDFLQEYSEWRKTSLDVSLPDVCVTQTIRLQSFSRIITQTTQELCDTLLTTYRNSLKEFCITGDDVNQRKVHPQSPVQLNSSLPEPQSRDDFLKYASPLTFDGDTVHHFLRVTENGRKLTNTTPWQHGYPEHPERFEHWKQALVAQSFSSGRHYFETDLNGTGVHVGVTYVGIPRRSDQNNACITDSSISWCVQRTGRGFSAWHNGVETPLNSPKATRVGVYVDFGRGSVVFYSVGGEVEGEMKLLHRYETELREPLYAAVFLPKNENVVVLVEPGQELPLKSPSPPCSPP